One genomic region from Equus asinus isolate D_3611 breed Donkey chromosome 10, EquAss-T2T_v2, whole genome shotgun sequence encodes:
- the LOC106831172 gene encoding LOW QUALITY PROTEIN: olfactory receptor 7C1-like (The sequence of the model RefSeq protein was modified relative to this genomic sequence to represent the inferred CDS: deleted 2 bases in 1 codon) encodes MGKTRPSSIRQFFKSPDQGENDKHPELSPEDSEIKTGNHSALPVCPLLGLSEKPEIQCVFFGLFLSLYLVTVLGIILAIISDSHLHTPIYFFLSNLSYSDICFTSTTIPKMLLNIHVQSKVISYAGCIMQMYFFSQFGLLDNLLLTVMAHDRFVAICHPLHYTVIMNLRFCAQLLHLTWPISVLGALPESLTMLSLSFCAVTEILQYLCELPEVLKLACSDTFINNIVLYIVTGTTGFSPLTGILFSYSQIVSCVLRISAGGKYSVFSTCASHLSVVSLFCGTCLGVCLSSTWTHASQTWVFASVLYTVITPVMNPVIYSLRSRVMKRALEYLLSKSGSCPARGAPELKENHGELDLHLSCSKPRASEEKDRLNRCSGTEDTKENPVPFGLMVELPSEKCRIR; translated from the exons ATGGGAAAGACCCGTCCTTCCAGCATCAGGCAATTCTTCAAATCCCCAGACCagggagaaaatgacaagcacccagaactcagtcctgaggactcagaaataa AAACAGGAAACCACTCGGCGCTCCCAGTATGTCCCCTCCTAGGACTTTCTGAGAAGCCAGAGATTCAATGTGTTTTCTTTGGGCTGTTCCTGTCTTTGTACCTGGTTACTGTTTTGGGGATCATCCTGGCCATCATTTCAGACTCCCACCTTCACACACCCAtatacttcttcctctccaacctgTCCTATTCTGACATCTGtttcacctccaccaccatcccAAAGATGCTCCTGAACATCCATGTGCAGAGCAAAGTCATTAGCTACGCAGGCTGCATCATgcagatgtattttttttcacaG TTTGGACTTTTGGACAATTTACTCCTGACTGTGATGGCCCATGACCGTTTCGTGGCCATCTGCCACCCGTTGCACTACACAGTCATTATGAACCTCCGCTTCTGTGCCCAGTTACTCCACCTGACCTGGCCTATCAGTGTTCTTGGGGCCCTGCCTGAGAGTTTAACCATGTTGTCGCTTTCTTTCTGTGCAGTCACTGAAATCCTGCAGTATTTATGTGAACTCCCTGAGGTCCTCAAGCTCGCCTGCTCTGACACTTTCATCAATAACATTGTATTATATATTGTAACAGGCACTACGGGCTTTTCTCCTCTCACTgggatccttttttcttattctcaaatCGTTTCTTGTGTACTGAGGATCTCAGCAGGAGGGAAGTATAGCGTGTTTTCCACCTGTGCGTCTCACCTGTCGGTTGTCTCCTTGTTCTGTGGGACCTGCCTGGGGGTCTGCCTCAGTTCCACATGGACACATGCCTCTCAGACATGGGTGTTTGCCTCAGTCCTGTACACTGTGATCACTCCAGTGATGAACCCcgtcatctacagcctgaggagCAGGGTCATGAAGAGGGCCTT GGAGTACCTGCTTTCTAAATCCGGGTCCTGCCCTGCCCGGGGCGCCCCTGAGCTGAAAGAAAACCATGGGGAATTAGATTTGCATCTGAGCTGCAGCAAACCTAGGGCATCAGAGGAAAAAGACAGGCTGAACCGCTGCTCAGGTACGGAGGATACCAAAGAAAATCCAGTCCCGTTCGGCTTGATGGTGGAGTTACCTTCTGAGAAGTGCCGAATTAGGTGA
- the LOC106831169 gene encoding olfactory receptor 7C2: protein MERKNQTGLGNFLLLGFTEEPDLQPLLFGLCLSAYLVTGIGNLLVILAIISDSHLHMPMYFFLSNLSFADICFTSTTVPKMLLNLQMQRKVITYEACLSQIFFFIAFGCLDNLLLTVMSYDRFMAICHPLYYTIIMNPRLCALMVLGSWCISVIGSLLETLTVLRLSFCTNMEIPHVYCDLPEVLKLSCSDTLINNIVVYFVTIILAVFPLSGILFSYSQIFSSILRISSAKGRYKAFSTCGSHLSVVSLFYGTGLGVYLSSAATSSSRTSLVASVMYTVLTPMLNPFIYSLRNQDMKGALGRLLSRVVPLSVGTIP, encoded by the coding sequence atggaaagaaaaaaccaaacaggACTTGGAAACTTTCTCCTCCTTGGATTCACAGAGGAGCCAGACCTGCAGCCTCTCCTCTTTGGGCTGTGCCTGTCCGCGTACCTGGTCACGGGCATTGGGAACCTGCTTGTCATTCTGGCCATCATCTCAGATTCCCACCTCCACAtgcccatgtatttcttcctctccaaccttTCCTTTGCTGACATCTGTTTCACCTCCACAACCGTCCCAAAGATGCTACTGAATCTGCAGATGCAGAGAAAAGTTATTACCTATGAAGCCTGCCTCAGCCAGATATTTTTTTTCATTGCGTTTGGGTGCCTGGACAATTTACTCTTGACTGTGATGTCCTATGACCGTTTCATGGCCATCTGTCACCCCCTGTACTACACAATCATCATGAACCCCCGGCTGTGTGCATTGATGGTTCTGGGGTCCTGGTGCATCAGTGTCATAGGTTCCCTACTCGAGACCTTGACTGTTTTGAGATTGTCCTTCTGCACAAACATGGAAATCCCCCATGTTTATTGTGATCTTCCTGAAGTCCTGAAGCTCTCCTGTTCAGACACCCTCATCAATAATATTGTGGTGTATTTTGTGACCATTATCCTAGctgtttttcctctctctggaatCCTCTTTTCTTATTCTCAGATTTTCTCCTCCATCCTGAGAATTTCATCAGCCAAGGGCAGGTACAAAGCCTTTTCCACCTGTGGGTCTCACCTCTCGGTGGTCTCCTTGTTCTACGGCACAGGCCTTGGGGTCTACCTAAGTTCTGCAGCCACTTCATCCTCTAGGACAAGTCTGGTGGCCTCAGTGATGTACACTGTGCtcacccccatgctgaaccccttcatctacagtctgaggaacCAGGACATGAAGGGGGCCCTCGGGAGACTCCTCAGCAGGGTGGTGCCTCTCTCTGTTGGAACTATCCCATGA